From the genome of Oncorhynchus gorbuscha isolate QuinsamMale2020 ecotype Even-year linkage group LG18, OgorEven_v1.0, whole genome shotgun sequence:
ggcggtaatcagttaggcaggttaccttcgaatccttgggcacagggacaatggtggccggcttgaaacatgttggtattacagactcgaacaggaagaggttgaaaatgtcagtgaagacacttgccagttggttcgcgcatgctttgagtacacgtcctggtaatctgtctggccccgcggctttttgaatgttgacctgtttaaaggttttgatcacatcggctaccgagagtgttatcacacagtcatccagaacagctggtgctctcgtgcatgctttaGTGTTGCCTGTCTCGAAGGGagtataaaaggcatttagcaggcttgtgtcactgggaagTTCCCTTCTGGGCTTCCCTTTgttgtccgtaatagttttcaagccctgccacatccgacaagcatcagaaccggtgtagtaggattcaatcttaatcctgtattgaggCTTTggttgtttgatggttcgtctgagggcatagcgggatttcttattagTGCCCAGATGAGTGTCCCGctctttgaaagcggcagctctagcctttagctcaatgcaGATGTTGCaggtaatccatggcttctggttgggatatgtacgtatggtcactgtggggacgacatcgtcaatgcacttattgatgaagccgataaCTGAGGTGGTACACTCCTCAATGACATaagatgaatcccagaacatattccagtctgtgctatcaaaacagtcctgtagcatagcatccTGACCACTGACCACTTCTGTTTTGAGTgaatcactggtacttcctgctttagtttttgcttgtaagcaggaatctgaagggtagaattatggtcagatttgccaaatggagggcagggcagagctttgtatgcatctctgtgtgtggagtaaaggtggtctagagtgttTTTCCCTCTGATTGTACACGTGACATGCTGTTAGAAATGAGGttaaacagatttaagtttgcctgcattaaagtccccggccactaagagcgccacttctggatgaATTTATGGCCTTGTAGAGTTGGTTGAGTGAGGTCCTAGGGCCAACATcgttttgtggtggtaaatagatggctatgaataatatacagttgaagccggaagtttacatacacttaggttggagtcattaaatctcatttttcaaacactccgcaaatgtcttgttaacaaactctagttttggcaagttggttaggacatctactttgtgcatgacaacaCAAGTCATTTAAATGTAAAACTTGTTAGGGATAGGAATTTTGGATGACTGAGGTGttcaaagtaaactgcctgttactcaggcccagaagctaggatatgcatatgcatgATAGTTTTGGATCGAAAAccctctaaagtttctaaaactgttaaaattatgtatgtgagtataacagaactgatttggcaggcgaaaacccgaggaCCAATTGTTGACCTGCCAGCCAATTCCAGCTTAAGCTATTGAAACCAAAGACTTCCGCCtcccaaattgcagttcctatggcttccactagatgtccacATTCTTAATACATGGTTTCGGGCTTGTATTCTGTAAAACCAACGAGGAATAGTTGTTTATCCTCAGGAAGTTCTATGGAAAAACTAGTCTCATTGCTCTCGTGACCGAGGGAGTGCACTGCGTTCTTTTCCTTACCTATTGAAAATAGTTCGCTCCATAtgaaatattattatttatttagatATTAGTGTACCTAATAATGAATtagaaatgtttgatttgtttgaataAACTTTACTGGTAACTTTTGGAACTCCTATGTCTGCATTCTGAACGGGTGGATTACTGAACTCAATGACGCCTACTAAACTGACtatttgggatataaagaaggaatttattGAACCaaacgaccattcattgtgttCCTGGAACTCTTGTGATTacaatcagaggaagattttcaaaggtaagtgatttattttattgctatttgGGATTTTGTGACGCCTGTGCTTGTTTAGATAATATGCTGTTGTGGGGCGCTGAACTCAGATAATCGAATgctgtgctttcgccgtaaagcctttttgaaacctGATGATGCGGTTAGATTGCCAAGATTCTTAGCTAAAGAATCATGTATGACACTTATATTATCATGAAGGTTTAATATTGcgttttctgtattttgaatttggcgctctgcaatttcaccggatgttgtcgaggtgggttgCTAACGTGACCACTGCGCCAGAaaggttaaacagcttggaaaattccagaaaattatttaatggctttagaagcttctgataggctaattgacatcatttgagtcaattggaggtgtacctgtggatgtatttcaaggcctaccatgTCAAGTCAGTTACGACATCTACTctgtgcatggcacaagtaatttttccaataattgtttacagacagattatttaacttataattcactgtatcacaattccagtgggtgagaAATTGAcgatgcctttaaacagcttggaaaattccagaaaatgatgtcatggctttagaagcttcttataggctcatttatttattttacctttatttaacaaggcaagtcagttaagaacaaattcttatttcaatgacagcctaggaacagtgggttaattaactgccttgttcaattTTTTaaatcttgtcagctcggggattcgatcttgcaaacttttgattactagtccaacactcttacCACTACGCTACATGCCGCcccaatttccaaatgcctgaaggtaccacgttcatttgtacaaacaatagtacgcaagtataaacaccatgggaccacacataCCGCTCCGTAAGGAGACGTgttcagtctcctagagatgaatataCTTTGGTGtgctaaaagtgcaaatcaatcccagaacaacagcaaaggaccatgtgaagatgctggaggtatctatatccacagtaaaacgagtcctatatcgacttcACCTGAAAGGCccttcagcaaggaagaagccacggctccaaaaccgccataaaaaagccagactacggtttgcaactgcatatggggacaaagatcatactttttggagaaatgtcctctggtctgatgaaacaaaaatagaactgtttggccataatgaccatcattatgattagaggaaaaagggggacgcttgcaagccgaagaacaccatcccaactgtgaagcacgggggtgcttTGCGGCAGGAGGggctgatgcacttcacaaaatagatggcatcatgaggtatgaatattatgtggatatattgaagcaacatctcaagacatcagtcaggaggttaaagcttggtcgtaaatgggtcttccaaatggacaatgaccccaagcatacttccaaagttttggtgaagtcaaggtattggagtgaccatcacaaatccctgaactcaatcctatagaaaatttgtgggcagaactgaaaatgtgaGTGCGatcaaggaagcctacaaacctgactcagttacaccagctctgtcaggaggaatgggccaaaattcacccaacttattgtggaaggctactcgaaacgtttggcccaagttaaacaagTTAATAgaaatgctatcaaatactaattgagtgtatgtaaacttctgacccactgggaatgtgatgaaagaaataaaagctgaaataaatcactctcgctactattattctgacatttcacattcttaaaataaagacagggatttttttcaGAGGttaaatgtctggaattgtgaaaaactgagtttaaatgtatttgggtgaggtgtatgtaaacttccgacttcaactgtacatgtagagATGAAACGGTATGAACATTTCATATCACGATTATAATGACCAAGGTTATCAGTATTATGGTGGTGTTGTTCAAATGTGCTTGAAATGTTAAAAAAattactgatacacacactgaaatCATTTCACCAAGTTTTATATTGAAAACCAACGAACAACAAATACAATTAGCAGCACTATGCACTTTTTGTGTGCATAAACATGAAAATAATAACATTAACATTAAAGATGGCACCATGTGGCCATGATAGGTAAAAGTTTCCCTAGTGCAGGTTTAAATGAACACAACCGTCTCACCtcgtcaacagccagtgaaactgcagggcgccaaattcaaaacaacagaaatcgcgtaattaaaattcctcaaacatacatgtattttacaccattttaaccacttgctcctacctggcacgcaggcgtcccatctagagctctggaaatgcaaatgcgctacgctaaatgctaatagtacatgcagggtattgaattaaagctacactcgttgtgaatccaggcaacaagtcagatttttaaaatgcttttcggcgaaagcatgagaagctattatctgatagcatgtaacaccacaaaagacccgcaggggacgtaaacaaaataattagcatattcggcgctacacaaaccgcacaataaaatataaaacattcattacctttgaccatcttctttgttggctctcctagatgtcccataatcactattgggtctttttttcgattaaatcggtccatatatagcctagatatcgttctatgtagactgtatgataaacggaaaaaaagagcgtttcataacgtaacgtcattttttaaaattcaaaaagtcgacgataaactttcacaaaacacttcgaaatacttttgtaatgcagcTTTAGGtatattagtacacgttaataaccgataaaattcatcaggaggcgatgtaagtTCTAtagtgtcgtctggaaaaaaacatggccggagagagctcgaccaaagcatccggtcagagaccggagggaatgagttcccttgaaccggttagaccaagaatcaattgcgaatcaaatgacaagactctagacaacgtgtggtagctgtaggcgctgaaacctcggtctcatgtaattcggttcactttgaacaattcctggaagtaagcgcaaggatatttccattttcagtgatcaggttttcctgcgctattcgatgaaactcacgctctgttaaagtcacagctgtgatttaaccagttttataaacgtctgagtgttttctatccacacatactaatcacatgcatatactatattcctggcatgagtagcagggcgctgaaatgttgcgcgatttttaacagaatgttcgaaaaagtagggggtaggagtaacaggttaaagatacacttgttgtcaagtgtccgatttcaaaaaggctttacgacgaaagcaaaccaaacgattatgttaggtcagagtcaagtcacagaaaaacagccattttccagccaaagagaggagtcacaaaaatctgaaatatagataaaattaatcacctaacctttgatcttcatcagatgacactcataggacttcattttacacaatacatgtatgtttggttcggtaaagttcatatttatataaacatatctgagtttacattggtgcaTTATGttcatctggtgattttgcagagagccacatcaatttacagaaatagtcatcataaatgttgatgaaaatacaagttttATACATGGAattttaatgcaaccgctgtgtcagatttttaaaaaaattacggaaaaagcaaaccatgcaataatctgagtacagcgctcagacgaCAAATCAACCCAAAGAGATAtccaccatgttggagtcaacagaagtcagaaatagcattataaatattcacttacctttgatgatcttcatcagaatgcactcccaggaatcccagttccacaataaatgtttattttgtttgataatatccatcatttatgtccaaattccTCCTTGTTGTTCGCGCGTTCAGTACACAATCTAAACTCACAACGCGAGTGCAAGTCCAGCGGAAAGTACGGACGAAAAGTCCAAAAGGTtctgttacagtccgtagaaacatgtcaaacgatgtatagaatcaatctttaggatgtttttaacataaatcttcaataatgttccaaccggagaattcctttgtctgtagaaaagcattGGAACGCAAGCTACCTCTCATGTGATTGCGCGTGACCAGCTCgtggctctctggcagacctctgactgaTTCCCCTCTCATTtggccccacttcacagtagaagcatcaaacaaggttctaaagacggttgacatctagtggaagccttaggaagtgcaacatgaccccaTTTCCACTGTATTTTGGATAAGCAAAGAGTTGAAacaaacctacaaacctcagatttcccacttcctggttggattttcttctcaggtttttgcctgccatataagttatgttatactcacagacatcattcaaactgttttagaaacttcagagtgttttctatccaaatctgctaataatatgcatatcctaggatctgggcctgagtagcaggcagtttactctgggcacgcttttcatccagacgtgaaaatactgccccctaccccaaagaagttaagtaAGCAAAtcaaataaacaaacaacaaataaaatAAGCAGCACTATGCACTTGTGTGTGCATAAACATTAAAATAACAACATTAACATTAAAGATGTGGCCATGAGAGGTAAAAGTTTCCCTAGTGCAGGTTTTAGTGAACACAACCATGAACATAAGCAAATCAAATGTGCATATAAAAGCAACACAAGCAAAGCAATGTGCATGTAAGAACAATACAACCATATGTAAACAAATCCAATGTGCAGCTGTTGATATTAAAATAACACAAAATATGTAAACAAATCGAATGAACAGCATTGATTGTATGTTCGTTCTCTCCTTCATAAAGAAATAGGGTGCTGCTGGCATTTTTGTTCACTTGAGATTGAAATGTAAAAATGTCAGCATATTTACTTTGTCCGGtttaagtacatttacattacatttaagtcatttagcagacgctcttatccagagcgacgacTATGTGCCCGCTGGCACTGAACACTCCCTCTGATGGCACGCTGGTTGCTGGGATGCACAAAAGCTTCCTTGCAACCCTGGCAAGGTGAGGGAGCTCTGATGCATGGCCCCTCGTTgcagtgttttttgttgttgcatgttCTGCAGACAGGGTGAACATCTTCGATTAAGTTTCCCTCAGCACTTTTGTAAAACCCGAAATATGACCACACTTCAGATTTGTTCCTCTTAGAAGGCTGAAAAATCTCCTGAGCTCTGTCACTGCCTTCCGCCATGTTTTCACACAAAACAAAACCCACGTTGCATGCTGCGCCAGCACTAGACTGTTGCTAACTTTGGCTGATGTTGGACAGTATTTACTGTGAGTTTTTCAAACCACGGTAATCAAAAAACGTTTTTAATGATAATTACAATTTGAAATGGTAATACTAACCGTCAGGGAATTTTACAGTGGTTTATTGTGAAACCCGTAACCATTTCATCCCTATATAGATTAGatctctcttggtagatagtgtggtctacagcttatcataaggtactctacctcagtcgagcaatacctcgaggcttctttaatattagacattgcgcaccagctgttatagACAAATagacacccccatccccacccctcgtcttaccagatgtAGCTTCTCTGTCCTGCCGCTGCATGGAGAATCCCGCCACctctatattatctgtgtcgttgttcagccacgactcggtgaaacatattATTTTACAGTTTTTCaagtcccattggtaggataatcttgatCATAACTcatcgattttattttccaatgattgcacgttggccaatagaacggatggcagtGGGTGTTGACTCTGCGCCCAAAATTCCGGATTGTGAAAATACAATACATTTTCCTGACACTCTCCCTCGAACCTATAGTGCTACAGCCAGTGTTAAGATATACTGCTACGTTTAAGTTTGTTTAAATAGAGTTCAAAGTGCGTTATCACCCCCTTCATTCTCAACAATATGAGGAAGATGActgaaataaatattttattCGTAAAATGTTgttgtgtaaaaaatatatatcacgcCACATTTAGGAATAACAGGATGCATTTGAAACATCATGCACATTAAAACTTTCATATGAATAAAATGAAAGGAGTCGGAAAGAAGATGCTTGTGTATTGATAAGCACATCAATGATGGCATTATGATACACATACAATAAAAGACAGACGGCACTTCTAATAGCGTATTTCCCACCTTAGCCTGCTGAAATTGCAGGATAACTTTCATTTTCATTTCGGGCAAAAATGTAAACGTGGCACTGACTCGCCCATGGATTGCCTTTTTCAGGTTTGTATCAATAAATAGTTAGGCGTTCGACTCACTAGGTTGTCCACGTGCCACATGGACAAGCATGCCTGGCTGGAGTTAGTGGCAGCTGCAGGATCAATATCCACATCCGTAACGTGGATGAAGCCTGCTGGAATGTGAAGATAACTGAAGCTGGCTTACTTCAGAACACCATAAGTAGATCTAGCTAACTTTGTAATATACCCCTCAGAACCCCAAatgtaagcttgttttactccattgtttgtaaacacTGTAATTGTTGTCCATTAGGTCTAATAAATGCATAACAGTCAAGTTCTGTTTTGTTTTTATTAGGCTACAAAATACGACTGCCATTCTGTGATGACGTGCGCTGCTGTTTTTATTGATGGATCTAGTCTTGATTAAATCTCATTGGAAGACAATTTTATCATATGGATGTTTCATTCAGGTCTCTGTTTAGTATTTAACTAAACACTCTGTTTGTCTTTGGCAGGAGAGAGACTTGACTCTCACTCGAACAGCAGAAAGTGTACTTCAGGGGAACCAGACCCAGAGATGCCCAAACCAGCGAGACAACACTGCTGCTcgcagtgtggaaagagttttactaaGTTACGGAACCTAAAAGATCACgaaagaatacacacaggagaaaagccttaccactgctcacAATGTGAAAAGAGTTTTACTCAGTCGGGGCACCTGAAAACACATGAGAGGAcgcacacaggagaaaagccttacccttgctcccaatgtggaaagacTTTTACCCGGCTAGGGCACCTTAAAGACCACAAGAGAACGCATAAAGGGGAGAAGCCGTACCACTGCTTTCAGTGCGGAAAGAGTTTCACCCAGTCAGGGAACCTGAGAacgcatgagagaatacacactggaaaaaaaaacacacacactgtagagagGCCTTTCCAATGCGCTCAGTGTGGAAAGAGATTTATCCGGTCAACTCATCTGAAAGAGcataagagaacacacacaggagaaaaaacATTCCAATGCACTcagtgtggaaagggttttacttGGTTATGGACCCTGAAAGACCAtgaaagaacacacacaggagataagCCTTTCCAATGCTTCTTGTGTGGAAAAAGTTTTACCCATTTAGGGAACTTAAAAATGCacaagagaatacacacaggagagaagcctcaccactgctcccagtgtggaaagagttttacccagttAGGGCACCTGACAAcacatgagaggacacacacaggagagaagcctttctactgctccctgtgtggaaagagttttactgaGTTAGGGAGCCTGAAAAAACATAACAGAATACAcaaaggagagaagcctttccagTGCTCCCTGTgcggaaagagttttacccagttAGGAAGCCTGAAAACACAtgagtggacacacacagaaGAGAAGCCTCACCTCTGCTCACAGTGTGGAAGGGGTTTTGTTGAGTTAAGGGGCCTGAAAGAGCACGAGAGAATACATACAGGGGAAGAGAAAACATACCACTGTTCTCATTGTGGGAAGGGTTTCGGGCGATCAGGGCATCTAAAAGTGCATGAAAGAACACACACTGGCGAGAAGCCGTATCAGTGCTCTCAGTGTGAAAAGAAATTTTTCTCATCAGGGGACCGGAAATCACATGAGAGAACACACTTAGTAGAGAGGCAGAGGGCTTTCCAATgctctcagtgtgggaagagattcATCCAGTCATCTCATCTGAAAGATCACATGACAATACACACGGGAGAAAAACCATTCCAATGTTCTCAGTGTGGAAAAGGTTTTACCAGGTTAAGGAGACTGAAAACACATGAGatgacacacacaggagataaaTAATCCTTTCAAATCCTCTTGGTGTGAAAAAGCTTTTACCCGGTTAGGACACCTTAAAATGCATGAGATGACATGCAGGGAAGAAGCCTTTCCACTGCTCCCAGtctggaaagagttttacccagtCAAGATACTTGAAAAATACATGCGCTAACACACTTTGCAGAGAATCCTTGAATAAATCCACACTGcaggaaaatatatttttatgtgATTAAGttaactcattgatcctgctttgttgTATACCCCTCAGGTCTAAGTTTGCGAAAAGGAAACCAGGCCCAGTCCTTGCCGTTCTGCCAATCTAGGCGAGAAAATAAATTGCCGCCATCCTCTCTCCGCAAAACTACAATAGTGTGCCGTGTCcacccagtggtggaaaaagtacccaattgtcatacttcagtaaaagtaaagatactgtaCCTtaaaatagaaaatgactcaaaagTGCATGTCACCCAGTAAATTACTACtcgagtaaaagtatttggttttaaatatacttaagattcaaaagtaaatgtaattgcaaaaatatacttggtgcattcggaaagtattcagaccccttgactttccacatGTTTTTactttacaaccttattctaaaatgtattaagttgtttttttcccctcatcaatctgcacacgatacctcataataacaaagcaaaaacaggtttagatttttttgcaaatgtataaaaaacaaaatggaaatatcacatttacataagtattcagaccctttactcagtacgttgttgaaacacctttagcatcaattacagcctcgagtcttcttgtaTATGAtggtacaagcttggcacacctgtagttGGTTCAAgtcccgggctctggctgggccactcaaggacattcagagacatgtcccaaagccactcctacgttgtcattgctgtatgcttagggtcattgtcctgttggaaggtgaatctacGTCCCTGTCTGAagttcctgagcactctggatcaggtgttcatcaaggatctctctgtactttgctctgttcttctctcccttgatcctggctagtctcccagtccctgccgctgataaacatccccacagcatgatgctgccaccaccatgcttcaccattggTTTCCtacaaagagtttaatcttggtttcatcagaacagaatcttgtttctcatggtctgagagactttaggtgccttttggcaaactccaagcaggctgtccatgtgccttttactgaggagtggcttccatctggccactctaccataaaggcctgattggtggagtgctgcagagatggttgtccttctggaagattctctcatctccacagaggaactctggagctctttcagagtgaccatcaggtgcttggtcacctccctgaccaaggcccttctccccagattgctccgTTTGGtcaggcgaccagctctaggaagagtcttggtggttccaaacttcttccatttaagaatgatggaggccactgtgttcttgcccaccttcaatgctgccgaaatgtttttgtacctttccccagatctgtgcctcgacacaatcttctCTCGGAGCTCTGTGGACAATTCCTTTTACCTCATGGCtcggcttttgctctgacatgcaccgtcaactttgggaccttatatagacaggtgtgtgccattccaaatcatgtccaatcaattgaatttaccacaggtggattccaatcaagttgtagagacatctcaaggatgatcaatggaaacaggatgcacctaagctcaatttcgagtatcatagcaaagggtctgaatacttatgtaaataaggtatttctgttttttctttgtcattatgggttgtgtgtagattgatgaagaaaaaaacatttatttaatcagttttagaataagtctgtaatgtaacaagatgTAGAAAAtccaaggtgtctgaatactttctgaatgcactgtaagtatCAAAGTAACAGTATAAATCATTtaacattccttatattaagcaaaccagatgccATGATTTTCCTGTTTGTATGTTTTAAATTTAAGGATAGacaggcacactccaacactcagacataatttacaaacaatgaatttgtgtttagtgactctgccagatcagaggcagtagggatgaccagggatgttcattTGATAAGTGTCAATGTTTTAAAatgtaacttttatttaactaggcaagtcagttaaaaacaattTCTTGTTTACTATgacagccaaacccggacgacgctggaccaattgtacgctgccctatgggactcctaatcacggccggttgtgatacagcctggtgtctgtagtgacgcctctagcatggagatgcagtgccttagaccgttgcgccacttgggagcccattTTAGTAACAAGTTATTTTGGGTGACAGGGAAAATTCATGGAATAAAAAGAAAacgtaaaaaatataaatagtaaagtacacacACCCCCTAAAAAGACTTAAGGTGTACTTTTGAAGTATTTTTACAACGCTGTACCGCTTGTAAAACATGCAGTTGCATTGGATTTATTAGTCCTGGTGTTAGTCCTGGTTCCTGACAAAGGTTTTTCTATTTAAGCCTTGAATATCAATTCCCCAAGTTTATCAGGCTTTATCTTGAGATGATTTGCTATGAGAATCAACGTGTTTACACAGCGGGAAATGCAGATATATTTTCTTCGCTATAATCAGCTGGGCAAAACTTCAGGGATACAAATCTTAAACACTTATCTATTTTACTACTGCAGTGAAGTTAGCTTTATATTGAAGATTCTGACTTTATTCGTCAATGCCTCAACAGAACATGCCAGGAAAATTATAAAAATGTAATTCTAAATCAGCTGACAATACTGAACAAGTTCCACCCCTTGTTTTAACATATTTACTTTTTGGAGGCAAAATGTAGCTAAAACATTGCTC
Proteins encoded in this window:
- the LOC124003724 gene encoding oocyte zinc finger protein XlCOF6-like, which encodes MSSQSFSPAAEQEVCWTEKEPLGLNIVVKEEDGDTVKGEEEAFRTTKEKEEAITLKEEEGAVMVNEEKGPFVVKEEVDEFRMKEETITLKEEEEEYCIMKEEEIAISIKEEEDVLELKEEAGGETEDTKPRRNAVFWPSQGCIVKEDIRKVQEEYSVAPMSPSQTVDDDGNVIHCNEEWDMEDKDWFPSNRLEDTSFPPPSPLPESPGRASLWGLKRVSVWLVDCRKTPGLSGTAREGDEKGDSDSMSSGERLDSHSNSRKCTSGEPDPEMPKPARQHCCSQCGKSFTKLRNLKDHERIHTGEKPYHCSQCEKSFTQSGHLKTHERTHTGEKPYPCSQCGKTFTRLGHLKDHKRTHKGEKPYHCFQCGKSFTQSGNLRTHERIHTGKKNTHTVERPFQCAQCGKRFIRSTHLKEHKRTHTGEKTFQCTQCGKGFTWLWTLKDHERTHTGDKPFQCFLCGKSFTHLGNLKMHKRIHTGEKPHHCSQCGKSFTQLGHLTTHERTHTGEKPFYCSLCGKSFTELGSLKKHNRIHKGEKPFQCSLCGKSFTQLGSLKTHEWTHTEEKPHLCSQCGRGFVELRGLKEHERIHTGEEKTYHCSHCGKGFGRSGHLKVHERTHTGEKPYQCSQCEKKFFSSGDRKSHERTHLVERQRAFQCSQCGKRFIQSSHLKDHMTIHTGEKPFQCSQCGKGFTRLRRLKTHEMTHTGDK